In Candidatus Omnitrophota bacterium, the following proteins share a genomic window:
- the nirB gene encoding nitrite reductase large subunit NirB, producing GNYNRILLSNVLNQTQEASAIFINPLSWFKENNITLLAAFKAVHIDTGRKTVIARQLHPQAPAYAAHTDDAFLGGSLEENYDHLIIATGSRPFVPPMEGFGGEGTFLFRTIDDCDRIAEYARNCQRAVVIGGGLLGLEAARGLMTHHVEVTIVEAAGQLMPAQLDVESAQILKRTMQAMGLTVLTDRKTAQIHKNDGKVTSLVFSDGATIPADMVVVSAGIRPITEIAKGSGLNVNKGIVCDDQMRTSDPHIFALGECVEHRGKLYGLVEPIWTQARVVADVISGFDPQAVYQGSKTGTKLKVMGVDLMSLGEKEAGADDDEVIVYREPNRGIYKKLIVRGNKLYGAILLGDAGAADVLIQMFLNEQAVPENRSDLLFGDVKGAAFIQAADLPDHAQICNCNGVCKKTIVEAISSGCETVASVGARTKAGKGCGSCRGLIAQIIEAKLGKVSYDPSDHYYVPGIPLEKSQLLAAIKTGNLKSVSAVFAALADGKEDADSKVGLASLLKTLWPDDYKDERDARFINDRVHANIQKDGTFSVVPRIYGGVTSPDELMRIARAAVKYDVKMVKFTGGQRIDLLGVKKEDLPNMWKDLGLPSGHAYTKAFRTCKSCVGTDFCRYGLGDSIALAQEIERRFQGLESPHKMKLATAGCARNCSEAYVKDLGAVAIGDGKWEIYVGGAAGGSVRKGDLLCVVNSHAQVLTCMGRFMEYYREHGKYLERTYGFVERVGIDVLRGILVDDSLGICAQLDERIQKAVDAYKDPWKEADQPVHPHQFEGPQLVETLRVAENNG from the coding sequence CACCTTGCTCGCGGCTTTTAAAGCCGTCCACATTGACACCGGGCGCAAAACGGTCATTGCCCGTCAGCTGCATCCGCAGGCGCCTGCCTATGCCGCACACACCGATGATGCTTTTTTGGGAGGGTCATTGGAAGAAAACTATGATCATTTGATCATTGCCACCGGTTCCCGTCCGTTCGTACCGCCGATGGAGGGGTTTGGGGGTGAGGGGACGTTTTTGTTCCGCACCATTGATGATTGTGACCGTATTGCCGAATATGCCAGGAATTGTCAACGGGCCGTGGTGATCGGCGGCGGGCTTTTGGGACTGGAAGCCGCGCGGGGACTGATGACGCATCATGTGGAAGTGACGATCGTGGAGGCGGCCGGCCAATTGATGCCGGCCCAATTGGATGTGGAATCCGCGCAGATCTTAAAGCGCACCATGCAAGCCATGGGCCTGACCGTATTGACGGACCGCAAGACCGCGCAGATCCATAAGAATGACGGAAAGGTGACCTCCTTGGTATTTTCCGACGGGGCAACCATTCCCGCCGATATGGTGGTGGTCAGCGCCGGCATCCGTCCCATCACGGAGATCGCTAAGGGTTCCGGACTGAATGTCAATAAAGGCATTGTCTGCGATGATCAAATGCGCACCAGCGATCCCCATATTTTTGCCCTGGGGGAATGTGTTGAGCATCGGGGCAAATTGTACGGGCTGGTCGAACCCATTTGGACGCAGGCCAGGGTGGTGGCGGATGTGATCAGCGGATTTGATCCCCAGGCCGTTTATCAGGGCTCGAAAACCGGAACGAAATTAAAGGTCATGGGTGTCGACCTGATGTCGTTGGGAGAAAAAGAAGCCGGCGCCGACGATGATGAAGTCATTGTTTACCGTGAGCCCAACCGCGGCATTTATAAGAAGTTGATCGTGCGCGGCAATAAACTTTACGGGGCCATTCTTTTGGGGGACGCGGGGGCGGCGGACGTGCTCATCCAGATGTTCCTCAATGAGCAGGCCGTCCCGGAAAACCGTTCCGACCTTTTGTTCGGGGACGTCAAGGGGGCCGCCTTTATCCAGGCCGCGGACCTGCCGGACCACGCGCAGATCTGCAATTGCAATGGCGTGTGCAAAAAGACCATTGTGGAGGCCATCAGTAGCGGATGCGAGACGGTGGCGTCCGTGGGTGCCAGGACCAAGGCGGGCAAGGGCTGCGGTTCCTGCCGCGGGCTCATTGCCCAGATCATCGAGGCGAAATTGGGCAAGGTGTCCTATGACCCCAGCGATCATTATTACGTGCCGGGGATCCCATTGGAAAAATCACAATTACTGGCGGCCATTAAGACGGGGAATTTGAAGTCCGTCAGCGCCGTGTTCGCGGCATTGGCCGACGGCAAAGAAGACGCGGACAGCAAGGTGGGTCTGGCGTCGCTGTTAAAGACCCTTTGGCCTGATGATTATAAGGATGAGCGTGATGCCCGTTTTATCAATGACCGGGTGCATGCCAATATCCAGAAAGACGGGACATTTTCAGTGGTGCCCCGCATTTACGGCGGGGTGACGTCGCCGGATGAACTGATGCGCATCGCCCGGGCCGCGGTGAAATATGACGTGAAGATGGTGAAATTCACCGGAGGCCAGCGCATTGATCTGCTGGGGGTTAAAAAGGAAGATCTGCCCAATATGTGGAAAGATTTGGGGCTTCCCAGCGGCCATGCCTACACCAAGGCCTTTCGCACCTGCAAAAGTTGCGTAGGCACGGATTTCTGCCGTTACGGGCTGGGCGATTCCATTGCCCTGGCCCAGGAGATCGAACGCCGTTTTCAGGGGCTTGAGTCGCCGCATAAGATGAAGCTGGCCACGGCCGGCTGTGCCCGCAACTGTTCCGAGGCCTATGTCAAAGATCTGGGGGCGGTCGCCATCGGCGATGGGAAATGGGAAATTTATGTCGGGGGTGCAGCCGGCGGCAGTGTCCGCAAGGGTGATCTATTGTGCGTTGTCAACAGCCACGCCCAGGTGCTGACGTGCATGGGGCGGTTTATGGAATATTACCGGGAGCATGGCAAATATTTAGAGCGTACTTATGGTTTTGTGGAACGCGTGGGCATTGACGTTTTGCGCGGTATTCTCGTCGATGATTCGTTAGGGATCTGCGCCCAGCTGGATGAGCGTATCCAGAAGGCGGTGGACGCGTACAAGGACCCCTGGAAAGAAGCGGATCAACCGGTACATCCTCATCAGTTTGAAGGTCCGCAGTTGGTTGAGACGCTGCGCGTGGCGGAGAATAATGGTTGA
- a CDS encoding nitrite reductase (NAD(P)H) small subunit → MVELTVKLGLVEQIPVGQGRCFIVDGREIAVFRSRAGRIFAVSHRCPHRQGPLAEGVIGGNQVICPLHGHKFDLTTGKGSEMGECVKTYRVWEENGQLMLA, encoded by the coding sequence ATGGTTGAGCTGACTGTCAAGCTTGGTTTGGTAGAGCAGATCCCCGTGGGGCAGGGCAGATGTTTTATTGTTGATGGTCGGGAAATCGCTGTTTTCCGTTCCCGGGCCGGCCGTATTTTCGCGGTGAGCCATCGCTGTCCGCACCGGCAGGGGCCTTTGGCCGAGGGGGTCATTGGGGGCAACCAGGTCATTTGTCCTTTGCACGGGCATAAATTTGATCTGACCACCGGCAAAGGCAGTGAGATGGGCGAGTGTGTCAAAACATACCGGGTTTGGGAAGAAAATGGTCAATTGATGCTGGCATAA
- a CDS encoding NarK family nitrate/nitrite MFS transporter produces the protein MNLHKANKINLLDFKSIPMRTFHMTWFAFFLSFFGWFAIAPLMPLVRHDLGLTKTQIGNTIIASVAITIIVRLLIGWLCDRFGPRRTYAALLIIGSLPVMAIGLAHDYQSFLLFRLAIGAIGASFVLTQYHTSVMFAPNCVGTANATAAGWGNMGGGITQMVMPFILAAAIGLGLSESLGWRLSMVVPGVLLFLTGFAYARWTKDFPQGNLDELRAQGLLPTRKQAKGSFRAALKDRRVWALCVIYAASFGVELTMNNIAALYFTDQFHLSIAAAGLVAGLFGLMNLFARSLGGFFSDRCARSGGLKGRVIFLGASLFIGGLLLMVFSRMTVLPWAIAAMLSFALFIKMANGATYAVVPFINKKALGAVAGIIGAGGNLGGVLFGFLFRDDKMSYMDGLFYLGIAVAVMAGLSLAVKFSVEDERETKEAFDVARARQLEAVALG, from the coding sequence ATGAATCTACACAAAGCCAATAAGATCAATCTGCTTGATTTTAAATCCATTCCCATGCGCACATTCCACATGACGTGGTTTGCGTTTTTTTTAAGTTTTTTCGGTTGGTTTGCCATTGCTCCGTTAATGCCGCTGGTACGTCATGATCTGGGCTTAACTAAAACGCAGATCGGCAATACCATCATCGCTTCTGTTGCGATCACTATTATTGTCCGCTTGTTGATCGGTTGGTTGTGTGATCGTTTTGGTCCTCGACGCACTTACGCGGCTTTACTGATCATCGGGTCTTTGCCTGTGATGGCCATCGGTTTGGCCCATGACTATCAGAGCTTCCTTTTGTTCCGTCTGGCCATCGGGGCCATCGGAGCTTCTTTCGTATTGACCCAATACCATACGTCCGTCATGTTTGCCCCTAATTGCGTGGGGACAGCCAATGCCACGGCCGCGGGCTGGGGCAATATGGGCGGCGGTATTACGCAGATGGTGATGCCGTTCATACTGGCCGCGGCGATCGGTCTTGGACTTAGTGAAAGTTTGGGTTGGCGATTGAGCATGGTGGTCCCGGGCGTATTGTTGTTTTTGACGGGATTTGCTTATGCCCGCTGGACCAAAGATTTTCCACAGGGCAACCTGGATGAACTGCGCGCGCAAGGGCTGTTGCCGACGAGAAAACAAGCCAAGGGAAGTTTCCGCGCCGCCTTGAAGGATCGCCGGGTGTGGGCCTTATGCGTCATTTACGCGGCCAGTTTCGGGGTGGAATTGACCATGAACAATATTGCCGCGCTTTATTTTACGGACCAATTTCATCTGTCGATCGCGGCCGCCGGTTTGGTGGCCGGATTATTCGGTTTGATGAATCTTTTCGCCAGGTCATTGGGTGGATTTTTTTCCGACCGTTGTGCCCGCAGCGGCGGTTTAAAGGGGCGTGTCATTTTTTTAGGCGCCTCGCTTTTTATCGGCGGTTTATTGCTGATGGTCTTTTCGCGCATGACCGTTTTACCCTGGGCCATTGCGGCGATGTTGAGTTTCGCCTTATTTATCAAAATGGCCAATGGCGCGACGTATGCGGTGGTGCCGTTCATCAATAAGAAGGCCTTGGGGGCGGTGGCCGGGATCATCGGTGCCGGCGGGAACTTGGGCGGCGTGCTTTTCGGGTTCTTGTTCCGCGATGATAAAATGAGCTATATGGATGGCTTGTTTTATTTAGGCATAGCGGTCGCTGTCATGGCTGGGTTATCTTTGGCGGTCAAGTTCTCCGTTGAGGATGAACGCGAAACCAAGGAGGCCTTTGATGTGGCCCGCGCCCGGCAGTTGGAAGCTGTGGCCTTAGGTTAA
- a CDS encoding DmsC/YnfH family molybdoenzyme membrane anchor subunit, which translates to MDNDEILVHQVLEDQQDMTAVETFAFKHDFHQLPSGAGPYKQLIPKTTPGPGQQYAFEVNLDQCTGCKACVTACHNENGLEEDETWRSVGLIHGVIADQPVIQHVTSACHHCLDPACMNGCPVKAYEKDPVTGVVKHLGDQCIGCQYCIFKCPYDVPKYSKRKGIVHKCDMCISRLEVGQAPACVRACPNEAIRITLVDTAVVRKDPSEFVRIPQAPDSRYTLPTTRYVTDKKLTPDMTSMDAAVFEPEHPHMPLVVMLVLTQLSVGAFCVEGLVNYSLQDDLRVLLIPAHALTALAFGLLALGASIFHLGRPLYAFRALLGLKTSWLSREILAFGVFASLAFAYAVRVKYAPAGFAVSAAGLFAVFASVMVYRDTHRVLWDTPMTTFKFFMTAAILGTVTVMAVSLSVCAVYSPQNFVDVLRAVGIPLGRVMAALTLVKIVVEASLFSYLRHPRMTPLKKSAALMSGPLRAWTTQRFIYGTVGGVVLPVLFLVMKDYLTPSWVLTWVGVMAAMTAAGEIMERYLFFRAVTPLSARG; encoded by the coding sequence ATGGACAATGATGAAATACTGGTCCATCAGGTCCTGGAGGACCAGCAGGACATGACCGCGGTTGAGACATTCGCGTTCAAGCATGATTTTCATCAACTGCCGTCGGGGGCCGGTCCGTATAAGCAATTGATCCCCAAAACAACGCCTGGGCCGGGACAGCAGTATGCTTTTGAAGTCAATCTCGACCAGTGTACGGGTTGTAAGGCGTGCGTGACCGCCTGCCATAATGAGAACGGTCTCGAGGAGGATGAGACCTGGCGGTCGGTGGGGCTGATCCATGGAGTCATCGCCGATCAACCCGTGATCCAGCATGTCACGAGTGCCTGCCATCATTGTCTGGACCCGGCGTGCATGAACGGCTGTCCGGTGAAGGCCTATGAGAAAGACCCCGTGACGGGCGTGGTCAAGCATCTGGGTGATCAATGCATCGGCTGCCAGTATTGCATTTTCAAATGTCCTTATGATGTGCCCAAGTACAGTAAGAGAAAAGGCATTGTGCATAAATGCGACATGTGCATCAGCCGCCTGGAGGTCGGCCAGGCGCCTGCGTGCGTGCGCGCCTGCCCCAATGAAGCGATCCGCATTACCCTGGTGGACACGGCCGTTGTCCGGAAAGACCCGTCGGAATTTGTCAGGATCCCCCAGGCCCCGGATTCCCGGTACACGCTGCCAACCACCCGTTACGTAACGGACAAAAAATTGACGCCGGACATGACATCCATGGATGCCGCTGTTTTTGAACCGGAACATCCGCACATGCCTTTGGTGGTGATGTTGGTTTTGACACAACTGTCCGTCGGTGCGTTTTGTGTGGAGGGACTGGTCAATTATTCCTTGCAGGATGATCTGCGCGTTTTGTTGATACCCGCCCACGCGTTGACTGCTTTGGCCTTCGGGCTTTTGGCATTGGGGGCCAGCATTTTTCATTTGGGCCGGCCGTTGTATGCTTTTCGCGCACTGCTGGGCCTTAAAACCTCCTGGCTAAGCCGCGAGATCCTGGCTTTCGGCGTATTCGCTTCTTTGGCTTTTGCTTATGCCGTTCGGGTAAAATATGCCCCGGCCGGATTTGCAGTATCAGCCGCGGGGTTGTTCGCTGTTTTTGCCTCGGTCATGGTTTACCGGGACACCCATCGGGTTTTATGGGACACCCCCATGACAACGTTTAAATTCTTTATGACGGCCGCTATTTTAGGGACAGTAACGGTGATGGCCGTATCATTGAGCGTCTGCGCCGTTTATTCACCCCAAAATTTTGTTGATGTCTTGCGGGCGGTTGGTATTCCCTTAGGCCGCGTGATGGCGGCTTTGACCCTGGTTAAAATTGTCGTCGAGGCGTCCTTATTTTCTTATCTGCGCCATCCGCGGATGACGCCGCTCAAGAAAAGCGCTGCGCTGATGTCCGGGCCTTTGCGGGCATGGACCACCCAGCGTTTTATATACGGGACCGTTGGCGGGGTTGTCCTGCCTGTTCTATTTCTGGTCATGAAGGATTATTTGACGCCCTCTTGGGTCTTGACCTGGGTTGGGGTCATGGCGGCCATGACAGCGGCCGGGGAGATCATGGAAAGGTATTTATTTTTCCGTGCGGTGACTCCTTTATCAGCCAGAGGCTGA
- a CDS encoding nitrate reductase, whose protein sequence is MKQFKDLIHQKTGFLTDELALAPSLLGVLPQRLLPDGAARVVCGFCSTGCSLDVHIKNGVPVNLTPTKGYPVNTGEACPKGWEALTPLKAFDRATTPYVRKGHGRLEPAHWDAALRIFTSRFKDIQSRYGNDSVAFLSTGQITTEEMALLGALAKFGMGLVHGDGNTRQCMATAVVAYKQAFGFDAPPYTYQDFEESDVIIFIGANPCIAHPIMWQRVCRNKNNPTIIVIDPRKTETAMAATRHYALKPKSDLVLLYGLARGLIERGWLDADFIAGHTAGFKEFRAHVKMFTLDHVSRATGLSEAQIEQCVALIARGKKVSFWWTMGVNQGHEAVRTAQAIINLALMTGNIGRPGTGANSITGQCNAMGSRLFSNTTNLLGGHDFCDSAHRRKIATLLKIDEARIPSQNSLPYNQIIEEIAVGKIKGLWIIATNPAHSWIGQQEFRQILKNLEFLVVQDMYHTTETAQMADLILPAACWGEKEGTMINSERRIGLLRKVAKAPGLALADFSIFKLIAHYWGCGELFKDWQSPEAVFQILKEISRGTPCDFTGIRDYAMIESSGGIQWPLPEGALPLEDQRRLFADGQFFTDDRKARFIFEAPRPVPEDVCDQYPLVLLTGRGTSAQWHTQTRTAKSPVLRKMYARDVYVEINPEDACKLSIRSGQWVFVSTRRGEIRARALVIPSVQQGHIFLPMHYEVSNHLTLPAFDPYSYQPSYKMAAARVAKVPYYYA, encoded by the coding sequence ATGAAACAATTTAAGGATTTGATCCATCAAAAAACCGGTTTTCTGACGGATGAATTGGCGCTGGCGCCTTCTCTATTGGGGGTTTTGCCCCAACGGCTTTTGCCTGATGGGGCGGCGCGCGTGGTCTGCGGTTTTTGTTCGACGGGATGCAGTCTGGACGTGCATATCAAGAATGGAGTGCCGGTGAATCTGACGCCGACCAAGGGATATCCGGTCAATACCGGCGAGGCCTGTCCCAAGGGCTGGGAGGCCTTGACGCCGTTGAAGGCCTTTGACCGCGCCACCACCCCTTATGTGCGCAAAGGCCATGGCCGTCTGGAGCCGGCCCATTGGGACGCCGCGTTAAGGATCTTCACCAGCCGTTTTAAAGATATTCAATCACGCTACGGCAATGACAGCGTTGCTTTTTTGAGCACAGGACAGATCACCACCGAGGAAATGGCGTTGCTGGGGGCGCTGGCCAAATTCGGCATGGGCCTTGTTCACGGCGACGGCAATACCCGTCAATGCATGGCCACCGCGGTGGTGGCCTATAAACAGGCCTTTGGTTTTGACGCCCCGCCGTATACGTATCAGGATTTTGAAGAAAGCGATGTGATCATTTTTATCGGGGCCAATCCCTGCATCGCCCATCCGATCATGTGGCAGCGCGTGTGCCGCAATAAAAATAATCCGACGATCATTGTCATTGACCCGCGCAAAACCGAAACAGCCATGGCCGCCACCCGTCATTACGCGTTAAAGCCCAAGAGCGATCTGGTTTTGTTATATGGTTTGGCGCGCGGGCTTATTGAACGCGGCTGGCTTGACGCCGATTTTATTGCCGGGCATACGGCGGGTTTCAAAGAGTTCCGCGCGCATGTGAAGATGTTCACTCTCGATCATGTCAGCCGGGCCACGGGATTATCAGAGGCCCAGATCGAGCAATGCGTCGCATTGATCGCCCGGGGTAAGAAGGTCTCATTTTGGTGGACCATGGGCGTTAATCAGGGTCATGAGGCGGTGCGCACTGCCCAGGCGATCATCAATCTGGCATTGATGACGGGAAATATCGGCCGGCCGGGCACGGGCGCAAACTCCATCACCGGCCAATGCAATGCCATGGGCTCACGGCTTTTCAGCAACACGACGAATTTATTGGGCGGGCACGATTTTTGCGACAGCGCGCACCGGCGCAAGATCGCCACCCTCCTGAAGATAGACGAGGCACGGATCCCTTCTCAAAACAGTTTGCCTTACAATCAGATCATTGAAGAAATTGCCGTCGGAAAGATCAAGGGCCTGTGGATTATCGCCACCAACCCCGCGCATTCCTGGATCGGCCAGCAGGAGTTCCGGCAGATCTTAAAGAACCTGGAATTTCTCGTCGTGCAGGACATGTATCATACGACGGAAACCGCGCAGATGGCGGACCTGATCCTGCCGGCCGCCTGCTGGGGTGAGAAAGAAGGCACGATGATCAATTCGGAGCGGCGCATCGGTCTTTTGCGTAAAGTGGCCAAGGCGCCCGGTTTGGCCCTGGCTGATTTCTCTATTTTTAAATTGATCGCGCATTACTGGGGTTGCGGCGAACTTTTCAAGGACTGGCAAAGCCCCGAAGCGGTTTTTCAAATTCTCAAAGAGATCTCGCGGGGAACACCCTGCGATTTTACCGGTATCCGCGATTATGCCATGATCGAATCCAGCGGCGGCATTCAATGGCCTTTGCCTGAAGGGGCATTGCCGTTGGAAGATCAACGCCGTCTATTTGCCGACGGTCAATTTTTCACCGATGACCGCAAAGCCAGGTTTATATTTGAAGCGCCCCGGCCAGTCCCCGAAGATGTTTGCGATCAGTATCCTCTTGTGCTTTTGACGGGACGGGGCACATCCGCCCAGTGGCATACGCAGACACGCACCGCCAAGTCCCCGGTTTTGCGCAAGATGTACGCGCGGGACGTTTATGTGGAAATAAATCCCGAGGATGCCTGCAAATTGAGCATTCGTAGCGGACAATGGGTGTTTGTGTCCACCCGGCGGGGGGAGATCAGGGCCAGGGCCTTGGTGATCCCCAGCGTGCAGCAGGGGCATATTTTTTTGCCCATGCATTATGAGGTGAGCAATCATCTGACACTGCCGGCGTTTGACCCGTATTCCTATCAACCTTCCTATAAAATGGCGGCGGCGCGCGTAGCCAAGGTGCCGTATTACTATGCGTGA
- a CDS encoding MOSC domain-containing protein — protein MREPILTPQVAAVCISGGGIPKLPQTSVPVTFAGLAGDGHDHAKHNDPLQAVCLQDMEILEDLTKEGFALKPGTTGENLTVRDLKVNHLGVGTILEFSGGVVLELTKERKPCYVLDAIDPRLKEAIVGRCGFYAKVLREGLIQAGDIIQVRARQESSCALGPVMVI, from the coding sequence ATGCGTGAACCGATCTTGACCCCCCAGGTAGCGGCGGTGTGTATCTCCGGCGGGGGAATTCCTAAACTTCCCCAGACCTCGGTGCCGGTGACTTTCGCTGGCCTTGCCGGCGACGGGCACGATCACGCCAAGCACAATGATCCCTTACAGGCGGTGTGTCTGCAGGATATGGAGATCCTGGAGGATTTGACTAAGGAAGGGTTTGCCTTAAAGCCCGGGACGACCGGGGAGAATTTGACCGTGCGCGATCTTAAAGTCAATCATTTGGGGGTGGGGACAATTCTGGAATTTTCCGGCGGGGTGGTTTTGGAATTGACCAAGGAACGCAAGCCCTGTTACGTGCTGGATGCCATTGACCCGCGGTTAAAAGAAGCGATCGTGGGCCGCTGCGGTTTTTATGCCAAGGTCCTGCGGGAAGGCCTCATTCAAGCCGGCGACATCATTCAAGTCAGGGCACGGCAGGAATCCAGTTGTGCATTGGGCCCGGTCATGGTAATATAA
- a CDS encoding 5-formyltetrahydrofolate cyclo-ligase, producing the protein MNDKSRLRKHYLDLLKQQDREEGFRKSRLIAEEFFKLPAIVKAKTILFYASLPGEVDTFAMIRKAMDLKKQVALPVVLRGQRTLIPTLTKNMKDLRLSTYGIHEPRRHKDREIPLERLDAVVVPALAFDKANNRLGRGKGYYDRFLKSLSSAVTVGIAFDFQIADRLPLEDHDVPVHHVIAA; encoded by the coding sequence ATGAATGACAAGAGCCGTTTAAGGAAGCATTATTTGGATCTTCTAAAACAGCAGGATCGTGAAGAGGGATTCAGGAAGAGCCGGTTGATCGCGGAAGAGTTTTTTAAACTTCCCGCCATCGTCAAAGCCAAAACCATCCTTTTTTACGCGTCCCTGCCGGGCGAAGTGGATACATTCGCGATGATCCGGAAGGCCATGGATTTAAAGAAACAGGTTGCATTGCCTGTTGTCCTGCGTGGACAAAGGACATTGATCCCGACATTAACCAAAAACATGAAAGATTTGCGCTTAAGCACATACGGCATTCACGAACCGCGGCGTCATAAAGACCGGGAGATCCCGCTCGAGCGCCTGGACGCGGTGGTGGTGCCTGCCTTGGCTTTTGACAAGGCCAACAATCGCCTGGGCCGCGGGAAGGGGTATTACGACCGCTTCCTGAAAAGTCTTTCATCCGCAGTGACCGTCGGTATCGCCTTTGATTTTCAGATCGCAGATCGCCTTCCGCTCGAGGACCATGATGTTCCGGTCCACCACGTCATCGCCGCCTGA
- the rny gene encoding ribonuclease Y, with amino-acid sequence MENANILGQVLFFAFAAIGCVIAGFFLNRFMGHKRGQEAQKGALDIRELARREAETIHKEAELQAKDILIKMRQDFENQSKERREELNNAEKRIAQREENLDKRVDLLEKKEKDLAARLDALREGEARMKEKTEELAKVLAEEKQRLHTIANLSTEEAKQLLLRRVDEDLLSEKASRIRHMQEEIKESADKRAREVISTAIQRCASDHTAETTISMVVLPNDEMKGRIIGREGRNIRALEQATGVDIIIDDTPEAVTISGFDMVRREIARMAIEQLIGDGRIHPGRIEEVVAKAKDALENKIKEEGERAVIELGIHGMHPELTKLVGRLRYRTSFGQNGLSHSIEVSKLMGIMAHQLGVDVKTAKRAGLLHDIGKVVSSDVEEGTHAIVGARLCRKYGEAEDVSYAVESHHGEVEMNTLYGTLVSAADAISAARPGARAESMETYIKRLENLEKISHSFKGVEKAYALQAGREIRVMVIPDKVNDDEAIVMARDIRKKIEEEMEYPGHIKVMVVRETRAIEYAK; translated from the coding sequence ATGGAAAACGCCAACATTCTAGGCCAGGTGCTGTTTTTTGCCTTTGCCGCCATCGGCTGTGTCATTGCCGGGTTCTTTTTGAACCGTTTCATGGGACATAAACGCGGTCAGGAAGCGCAGAAAGGCGCTTTGGACATCCGTGAACTCGCCAGGCGCGAGGCCGAGACCATCCACAAGGAGGCGGAACTGCAGGCCAAGGATATTCTGATCAAGATGCGTCAGGATTTTGAGAACCAGAGTAAGGAGCGGCGCGAAGAACTCAACAACGCGGAAAAACGCATTGCCCAGCGCGAGGAAAATCTCGACAAACGCGTTGATCTTCTGGAAAAGAAGGAAAAGGACCTGGCCGCCCGTCTGGACGCGCTGCGCGAAGGCGAGGCCCGCATGAAAGAAAAGACCGAAGAATTGGCCAAGGTCCTGGCCGAGGAAAAACAGCGCCTGCACACCATCGCGAATCTTTCCACCGAGGAGGCCAAACAATTGCTGCTACGTCGCGTGGACGAGGACCTCTTGAGCGAGAAGGCCTCACGTATACGGCACATGCAGGAAGAGATCAAGGAAAGCGCCGACAAACGCGCGCGCGAGGTCATCAGCACCGCCATTCAGCGTTGCGCCTCCGACCATACGGCGGAGACCACGATCAGCATGGTGGTGCTTCCCAACGATGAGATGAAAGGCCGCATCATCGGCCGGGAGGGCCGCAACATCCGCGCTTTGGAACAGGCCACGGGGGTGGACATCATTATCGACGACACGCCCGAAGCCGTGACCATTTCCGGATTTGACATGGTGCGCCGTGAGATCGCGCGCATGGCCATTGAACAATTGATCGGCGACGGGCGCATCCACCCGGGCCGCATTGAGGAAGTAGTGGCCAAGGCCAAGGATGCACTTGAGAACAAGATCAAGGAAGAGGGCGAGAGAGCGGTGATTGAACTGGGCATTCACGGGATGCATCCCGAATTGACCAAATTGGTCGGACGCCTGCGTTACCGCACCTCGTTCGGACAGAACGGCTTGAGCCACTCCATCGAGGTCTCAAAGCTCATGGGCATCATGGCCCATCAATTGGGTGTGGACGTCAAGACCGCCAAACGCGCCGGGCTCTTGCATGACATCGGCAAGGTTGTTTCTTCCGACGTGGAAGAAGGAACGCACGCCATTGTCGGCGCCCGGCTTTGCCGCAAATACGGCGAGGCCGAGGATGTGTCTTACGCCGTTGAAAGCCACCACGGCGAAGTGGAGATGAACACCCTGTACGGCACCCTGGTCTCTGCCGCGGACGCCATCAGCGCCGCCCGTCCCGGGGCGCGGGCCGAATCCATGGAAACGTATATCAAACGTCTGGAAAATCTGGAAAAGATCTCCCATTCATTCAAGGGTGTTGAGAAGGCCTATGCTTTGCAGGCCGGGCGCGAGATCCGCGTCATGGTCATCCCGGACAAGGTCAACGACGATGAAGCCATTGTCATGGCGCGCGACATCCGAAAGAAGATCGAAGAGGAAATGGAATACCCGGGGCACATCAAGGTGATGGTGGTCAGAGAAACGCGCGCAATTGAATATGCTAAGTAG